A window of the Helianthus annuus cultivar XRQ/B chromosome 4, HanXRQr2.0-SUNRISE, whole genome shotgun sequence genome harbors these coding sequences:
- the LOC110935367 gene encoding uncharacterized protein LOC110935367: MSTTPALDPTQQPPPYPPVIQEHAYKPHSGHGSVGPVIGVLAVVIVLGAVAIMIGRLCSGRRVMGHLQYDFEGWMETKCTTCIDGRLDPPPPPETVPPVVIPAVGVQPQAEEASSSQQVEEQHNIHES; this comes from the coding sequence ATGTCAACAACACCGGCCCTCGACCCGACCCAACAACCGCCACCATACCCGCCGGTGATCCAAGAACACGCCTACAAACCACATTCGGGTCACGGGTCAGTGGGACCCGTAATCGGTGTGCTTGCGGTGGTTATCGTATTGGGTGCGGTGGCTATAATGATAGGCAGGCTCTGTTCGGGTCGTCGGGTCATGGGTCACCTGCAATACGACTTTGAAGGGTGGATGGAGACCAAATGTACCACGTGTATCGACGGCAGGCTAGACCCTCCTCCACCGCCGGAGACGGTGCCGCCGGTGGTAATTCCGGCCGTCGGAGTGCAACCACAAGCGGAGGAAGCATCAAGTAGTCAACAAGTAGAAGAACAACACAATATACATGAAAGTTAG